The Syntrophorhabdaceae bacterium genome includes a region encoding these proteins:
- a CDS encoding GTP-binding protein, translating into MAKKKYERTKPHVNIGTIGHIDHGKTTL; encoded by the coding sequence ATGGCTAAGAAAAAGTATGAACGAACGAAACCCCATGTCAACATAGGAACCATTGGACACATAGATCATGGAAAGACAACCCT